One genomic segment of Chitinophaga parva includes these proteins:
- a CDS encoding glycoside hydrolase family 127 protein, translating into MKIFSTHLALAATLCAAGAQAQQIKDYAIQPVAFTHVHLTDHFWEPKLEVNANVTIPYILQKCREQGRIDNFLRAAHKIPGDKMTEYPFDDTDLYKLIEGASYSLQTKPDPKLEKQLDTLISIIAAAQEPDGYLYTFRTVHSSHPHPWIGDKRWVKEEELSHELYNSGHLYEAAVAHYQATGKKSLLNIALKNADLLVKDFGPGKETEYPGHQIVEIGLVKLYRVTGRQQYLELAKFFLDIRGPKGDAYNQADKKIVDQHEAEGHAVRAAYMYTGIADVAALKGDRAYLGAIDAIWNDVVSKKLYVTGGIGATGNGEAFGPAYDLPNMSAYAETCAAIGNVYWNNRMFLLHGDAKYIDVLERTLYNGLLSGMSLSGDRFFYPNPLASMGQHSRSAWFSCACCITNMTRFLPSVPGYVYAQDGDDLFVNLFMSNNASITLKGGTVKLSEETDYPWNGKVSIRVDPGKDAGFSLHVRIPGWARGEAVPSDLYQFADKKEVLIPITVNGQSLDYTMEKGYAVIKRSWKKGDKVEVDLPMPVQKVLANENVKADQGRFAFQKGPIVYCLEGPDYKDSTVQNILVDKNAAVESSYEPGLLKGVTVLATEGVASARQPKSDELVMTKETVKAIPYYAWNNRGATEMEVWIPYEASAARPKPAATIASRSKVSASLNNKRMFMALNDQYDPQDSQDNSALYFHWWPKKNSKEWVQYDFDSSYTVSSSKVYWFDDGPFGGCRVPARWQLFYQKDGQWVPVKNTTPYPTDKDKYDVVRFEPVTTTALRMEVQLPADNSSGIHEWIVE; encoded by the coding sequence ATGAAGATATTTTCCACTCACCTGGCGCTGGCCGCCACACTATGTGCGGCAGGTGCGCAGGCACAGCAGATAAAAGACTATGCCATCCAGCCGGTGGCCTTTACCCACGTGCATTTAACAGATCATTTCTGGGAACCGAAACTGGAAGTGAATGCCAATGTGACCATTCCCTACATCCTGCAGAAGTGCCGGGAGCAGGGCCGCATTGACAACTTCCTGCGCGCAGCGCACAAGATCCCCGGTGATAAAATGACGGAGTACCCGTTTGACGATACAGACCTGTACAAACTGATCGAAGGCGCTTCCTACAGCCTGCAAACCAAGCCTGATCCCAAGCTGGAAAAACAGCTGGATACGCTGATCAGTATCATTGCGGCGGCACAGGAGCCGGACGGATACCTGTACACTTTCCGCACCGTGCATTCCAGCCACCCACATCCCTGGATAGGCGACAAGCGCTGGGTAAAGGAAGAAGAACTAAGCCACGAGCTGTATAACTCCGGTCACCTGTACGAGGCCGCAGTGGCCCATTACCAGGCCACCGGTAAGAAAAGCCTGCTCAATATTGCCTTGAAAAACGCAGACCTGCTGGTTAAAGATTTTGGCCCTGGCAAAGAGACGGAATACCCTGGTCACCAGATCGTGGAAATAGGATTGGTAAAACTATACCGTGTAACCGGCCGCCAGCAATACCTGGAGCTGGCCAAGTTCTTCCTGGACATCCGCGGCCCCAAAGGCGATGCGTACAACCAGGCAGATAAAAAGATCGTGGACCAGCACGAGGCAGAAGGCCACGCAGTGCGCGCGGCTTACATGTACACCGGCATTGCCGATGTAGCGGCGCTGAAAGGTGACCGTGCATACCTCGGCGCTATTGACGCGATCTGGAATGATGTGGTGAGCAAGAAACTCTACGTTACCGGCGGCATAGGTGCTACCGGCAACGGGGAAGCGTTTGGCCCCGCGTATGACCTGCCCAATATGTCGGCCTATGCGGAAACCTGCGCGGCCATTGGCAATGTGTACTGGAATAACCGTATGTTCCTCCTGCATGGGGATGCGAAATACATTGATGTGCTGGAGCGCACGCTGTACAATGGTCTGCTGAGTGGTATGTCACTCAGCGGCGACCGCTTTTTCTATCCCAACCCGCTGGCCTCCATGGGGCAGCACAGCCGCAGCGCATGGTTTAGCTGTGCATGCTGCATTACCAATATGACACGCTTCCTGCCATCTGTGCCGGGATACGTGTATGCACAGGATGGCGATGATCTTTTTGTGAATCTTTTCATGAGCAACAACGCCAGCATTACACTGAAAGGTGGCACCGTAAAACTGAGCGAGGAAACAGATTATCCCTGGAATGGTAAAGTGAGCATCCGCGTAGACCCCGGCAAGGACGCGGGTTTCAGCCTGCATGTGCGCATCCCGGGATGGGCCAGGGGAGAAGCTGTGCCCAGTGACCTGTACCAGTTTGCAGACAAGAAAGAAGTGCTGATACCCATCACCGTGAATGGACAATCCCTGGATTACACCATGGAAAAAGGCTATGCCGTGATCAAACGCAGCTGGAAGAAAGGAGATAAGGTGGAAGTGGACCTGCCCATGCCGGTACAGAAAGTACTGGCCAATGAAAATGTAAAGGCAGACCAGGGCCGTTTCGCCTTCCAGAAAGGCCCCATCGTGTATTGCCTGGAAGGCCCGGACTATAAAGATTCTACGGTGCAGAACATCCTGGTGGATAAAAATGCCGCAGTGGAAAGTTCTTATGAGCCAGGCCTGCTGAAAGGCGTAACGGTGCTGGCTACAGAAGGCGTAGCTTCCGCCCGCCAGCCTAAGAGTGATGAACTGGTAATGACTAAAGAAACGGTGAAGGCCATTCCCTATTACGCCTGGAACAACCGGGGCGCTACCGAAATGGAAGTGTGGATCCCTTACGAAGCATCTGCTGCCCGCCCCAAACCCGCTGCAACTATCGCTTCCAGGTCAAAGGTGAGTGCATCACTGAACAATAAGCGCATGTTCATGGCCCTGAATGACCAGTACGATCCCCAGGATTCCCAGGACAACAGCGCGCTGTATTTTCATTGGTGGCCCAAGAAGAACAGCAAGGAATGGGTGCAATATGATTTTGACAGCAGCTACACCGTATCCTCGTCCAAAGTATACTGGTTTGACGATGGCCCCTTTGGCGGCTGCCGCGTGCCTGCCAGGTGGCAACTGTTCTACCAGAAAGACGGGCAATGGGTGCCGGTGAAGAACACTACGCCTTACCCTACAGACAAGGATAAGTACGATGTAGTACGGTTTGAGCCTGTGACCACTACGGCGCTGAGAATGGAAGTGCAGCTGCCGGCGGATAATTCATCCGGTATTCATGAATGGATAGTTGAATAA
- a CDS encoding glycoside hydrolase family 27 protein: MKWCPLLICLFLLHLSTRAQHPHAVFLQTATFTTGDDPRWAQPDFDDAAWKQQQVGKTWQEQGFEGYHGFAWYRIHIIIPSSLRQQGFWKDSLRIFLAHVNDVDATYLNGKKIGQTGGFPEDAGGYQSKWPAVREYHLALNDPAIHWDADNVIAVRDYDGGGTGGIFMGQPYIDLLEKTDGLQISGGAGAALTLVNTFNTPVSGTLAYTITDEVQHITVRSKTAMVQLPPFGQRSIHMEVPNRQGIVCSYRFTADGSGLQLQHTQAFPYILTPAAPQQPRINGAKIFGARPGAPLLWRVAATGAAPLHYQVAGLPEGLQVDAITGIITGTAIRRGTYKLVATVQNRLGKTSAPLTLHIGDTLAYTPTMGWNSWNCWGLSVSDEKVKSSAQAMLDKGLAAHGWTYINIDDGWEAPQRAADSSIVPNSKFPDMQGLGQWLHERGLKFGIYSSPGPLTCGGFLGSYKNEQKDADSYAAWGVDYLKYDWCSYDGIAGNDTTLETFIKPYRVMQQALRHHHRDIIYSLCQYGMKEVWKWGQQVDAQSWRTTEDIEDTWESLLRIGFSQYKLHTYAGPGHWNDPDMMIVGQVGWGEHLHPSRLTPDEQYTHVSLWCLQSAPLLIGCDLSKLDAFTLNLLTNDEVLALDQDPLGAPAERVLATAQEQVWVKKLADGSRAVGIFNMDTTYRDITIDWKALGLEAWAHTRNAWTQTNIPRPAHSVIPPHGVLLLHCSR, translated from the coding sequence ATGAAGTGGTGCCCGTTGCTCATATGCCTGTTTTTGCTGCACCTTTCCACGCGGGCCCAGCACCCGCACGCTGTTTTCCTGCAAACCGCAACATTCACCACCGGCGACGATCCCCGCTGGGCACAACCAGACTTTGATGATGCCGCCTGGAAACAACAGCAAGTGGGTAAGACCTGGCAGGAGCAGGGCTTTGAGGGCTACCATGGTTTTGCATGGTACCGCATTCATATTATCATTCCTTCCAGCCTGCGCCAGCAGGGCTTCTGGAAAGACAGCCTGCGTATTTTCCTGGCACATGTAAATGACGTGGATGCCACTTATCTCAATGGAAAGAAGATAGGGCAGACCGGCGGCTTCCCGGAAGATGCGGGCGGTTATCAAAGCAAGTGGCCCGCGGTACGGGAATACCACCTGGCGCTGAATGATCCCGCTATCCACTGGGATGCGGATAACGTGATTGCCGTGCGCGACTACGATGGTGGCGGCACCGGCGGCATCTTCATGGGCCAGCCTTATATAGACCTGCTGGAAAAAACAGACGGGTTGCAGATCAGCGGTGGCGCGGGTGCCGCGCTTACGCTGGTGAACACCTTCAATACGCCCGTAAGCGGTACCCTTGCATACACCATTACAGACGAGGTACAACATATTACCGTGCGCAGTAAAACAGCTATGGTACAACTGCCGCCTTTCGGACAACGTAGCATCCACATGGAGGTGCCAAACCGCCAGGGCATTGTATGCAGCTACCGGTTCACCGCGGATGGCAGCGGCCTGCAACTGCAACATACACAGGCATTCCCCTACATCCTTACGCCGGCGGCACCGCAGCAGCCGCGGATCAACGGGGCAAAGATCTTTGGTGCCAGGCCGGGTGCGCCGCTACTCTGGCGGGTGGCAGCAACCGGCGCTGCACCATTGCACTACCAGGTGGCCGGCCTGCCGGAAGGCCTGCAGGTGGATGCCATCACTGGTATAATAACGGGAACGGCTATACGCCGTGGTACCTACAAATTGGTGGCCACGGTGCAAAACAGGCTGGGCAAAACCAGCGCCCCGCTTACGCTCCATATAGGCGATACCCTTGCTTACACCCCCACCATGGGCTGGAACAGCTGGAACTGCTGGGGCCTGAGTGTAAGTGACGAAAAAGTGAAAAGCTCTGCCCAGGCCATGCTGGACAAAGGACTGGCAGCCCACGGGTGGACCTACATCAATATAGACGATGGCTGGGAAGCGCCCCAACGTGCGGCGGATAGCAGCATAGTGCCCAACAGTAAATTCCCGGATATGCAAGGCCTGGGACAGTGGCTGCACGAACGGGGGTTGAAATTCGGCATTTACTCCAGCCCCGGTCCCCTTACCTGTGGCGGCTTCCTGGGCTCTTATAAAAATGAGCAAAAGGATGCAGACAGTTACGCTGCCTGGGGCGTGGATTATCTGAAATACGACTGGTGCAGCTACGATGGCATAGCCGGCAATGATACCACCCTGGAAACCTTTATAAAGCCTTACCGCGTAATGCAGCAGGCTTTACGCCACCATCACCGCGACATCATTTACAGCCTTTGCCAGTACGGTATGAAGGAGGTCTGGAAATGGGGCCAGCAGGTGGACGCGCAGTCGTGGCGCACCACGGAAGATATTGAAGATACCTGGGAAAGCCTGCTGCGCATAGGTTTCAGCCAATACAAACTGCACACCTATGCAGGCCCCGGCCACTGGAACGACCCGGATATGATGATCGTAGGCCAGGTGGGCTGGGGAGAACACCTGCATCCATCCCGGCTTACACCGGATGAGCAATATACCCACGTGAGCCTCTGGTGCCTGCAATCCGCCCCCCTGCTCATTGGCTGCGACCTCTCCAAACTGGATGCCTTTACCCTTAACCTGCTTACCAATGATGAGGTGCTGGCACTGGACCAGGACCCGCTGGGCGCTCCTGCAGAACGCGTGCTGGCCACCGCTCAGGAACAGGTATGGGTAAAAAAACTGGCAGATGGCAGCCGTGCCGTAGGCATTTTTAACATGGACACTACGTACCGTGATATTACAATAGACTGGAAGGCCCTGGGACTGGAAGCCTGGGCCCACACCCGCAACGCCTGGACACAGACCAACATCCCAAGACCGGCTCACAGCGTGATACCGCCGCATGGCGTATTGCTGTTGCATTGCAGCCGCTGA
- a CDS encoding alpha-L-arabinofuranosidase C-terminal domain-containing protein, with product MQKFLSILLLGAALAPRAMLAQEKAVVTIHAQQKGAPVSPVLHGIFFEEISHAGEGGLYAELIQNRGFEEANLPQGTHLEDGFIVPERTPHFMLKPGEASDWKMEWPLHSQWPAWSSEGNISLALTTQQPLNSATPHSLEIKATGAGSLANEGFWGINAVAGHAYNLKFYVRNGSYKGPFTVSLQSADGTVLASREMNIAGKHTWQKYTTTLTPVRNDPAAKFVISFGGKGTLWLDFVSLFPENTFKHRPNGLRADLAQYLADLKPAFIRWPGGCYVEGINIQSAPDWKRTLGPVEQRPGTYSPWGYWSSDGFGYHEYLQYCEDIGAAALYVLNVGVSCEYRSGTYLPDDSLQATIQNALDAIEYAIGPVTSKWGAKRAAAGHPAPFPLKYVEIGNEQHGPRYAKRYNVFYHAIHAHYPQLHLIASMGIGDVNRHTLDSMQHTDIVDEHAYKGAFWSLNHYDHFDKYKRGNWDMYVGEYATNAGVGAGNMAATLSDAVYMMSMEKNSDLVKMCSYAPLLVNVHDVDWPVNLINFDAAHSFARISYYAIQLFNENKPTVNLATQVQRLAPEQPLPAFSGGIGLGTWDTESEYKDITVTQNGQVVYQSNFAQGAGPWEPVRGTWKLEDSAFSQTAQGAQQFAWLKGRSFDTYTLTLKARKKEGTNAFIIPFAVQDSNTYLRAHIGAYVNATSVFESVTHGYDVSSVTDHKPLPAPVEKGRWYNIRLEVKADEVDCYLDDQLLMTYREPPKVFVISGADAQSGDIIIKAVNAGAAPCRTNFKTPGVEVLPTATLISLHTPSDTVENSFAHPTAYTPQHSQIQHASADFNLELAPYSINVLRLHRAAGK from the coding sequence ATGCAAAAGTTTTTATCCATCCTGCTACTGGGGGCCGCATTGGCCCCCAGGGCCATGCTGGCCCAGGAAAAAGCCGTTGTCACGATCCATGCACAGCAAAAAGGCGCTCCCGTATCGCCGGTGCTGCATGGGATCTTCTTTGAAGAGATCAGCCATGCCGGTGAGGGCGGGCTCTATGCGGAGCTGATCCAGAACCGGGGTTTTGAAGAAGCGAACCTGCCCCAGGGTACCCACCTGGAAGATGGGTTCATTGTACCGGAGCGCACGCCGCATTTTATGCTGAAGCCAGGCGAAGCAAGCGACTGGAAAATGGAATGGCCCCTGCACAGCCAGTGGCCCGCGTGGAGCAGTGAGGGTAACATCTCCCTGGCGCTCACCACGCAACAGCCACTTAACAGCGCTACCCCGCATTCCCTGGAAATAAAAGCCACGGGCGCTGGAAGCCTTGCCAATGAAGGATTCTGGGGCATCAACGCTGTAGCGGGCCATGCGTACAACCTGAAGTTTTATGTGCGCAATGGCAGTTACAAGGGCCCTTTCACGGTATCCCTGCAAAGTGCGGATGGCACGGTGCTGGCCAGCCGGGAAATGAACATTGCCGGTAAGCACACCTGGCAAAAATATACCACTACGCTTACGCCCGTACGGAATGATCCGGCGGCAAAGTTTGTGATCAGTTTTGGGGGCAAGGGCACTCTTTGGCTGGATTTTGTAAGCCTGTTCCCGGAAAACACCTTCAAACACCGGCCCAACGGGTTGCGCGCAGACCTGGCCCAATACCTGGCAGACCTGAAGCCTGCCTTCATCCGCTGGCCGGGCGGTTGCTATGTGGAAGGTATCAACATCCAGAGTGCGCCAGACTGGAAACGCACCCTGGGCCCCGTGGAGCAGCGCCCCGGTACGTATAGCCCCTGGGGTTATTGGTCGTCCGACGGGTTTGGGTATCATGAATACCTGCAGTACTGTGAAGACATTGGCGCGGCGGCGTTATATGTGTTGAATGTAGGTGTATCCTGCGAATACCGCAGCGGCACCTACCTGCCGGACGATAGCTTGCAGGCTACCATACAAAACGCCCTGGATGCCATTGAATATGCCATAGGGCCCGTAACCAGTAAGTGGGGCGCCAAACGCGCCGCTGCCGGGCATCCGGCGCCTTTCCCACTTAAATATGTGGAGATCGGCAATGAACAGCATGGGCCGCGCTATGCAAAACGCTACAACGTGTTTTACCACGCCATCCACGCGCACTATCCGCAGCTTCACCTCATTGCCAGCATGGGCATAGGCGATGTGAACCGGCATACACTGGACAGCATGCAGCATACTGATATCGTGGATGAACATGCTTACAAAGGCGCTTTCTGGAGCCTGAACCACTATGATCATTTTGATAAATACAAGCGGGGCAACTGGGATATGTATGTGGGGGAATACGCCACCAATGCCGGTGTAGGTGCCGGCAACATGGCTGCTACGCTGAGTGATGCGGTATACATGATGAGCATGGAAAAGAACAGTGACCTGGTGAAGATGTGCAGCTACGCGCCCCTGCTGGTGAATGTGCATGACGTGGACTGGCCGGTGAACCTTATTAATTTTGACGCCGCCCACAGTTTTGCGCGTATTTCTTATTATGCTATCCAGCTGTTCAATGAAAATAAACCCACTGTAAACCTGGCCACCCAGGTACAGCGCCTGGCACCGGAGCAGCCACTGCCGGCCTTCTCCGGCGGCATAGGCCTGGGCACCTGGGACACCGAAAGTGAATACAAGGACATCACGGTAACGCAAAACGGGCAGGTGGTGTATCAAAGCAATTTTGCGCAAGGCGCCGGTCCCTGGGAGCCTGTGCGCGGCACCTGGAAGCTGGAAGACAGCGCATTTTCGCAAACCGCCCAGGGTGCCCAGCAATTTGCCTGGTTGAAGGGGCGCAGTTTTGATACCTACACGCTTACACTGAAAGCGCGCAAAAAGGAGGGTACCAATGCATTTATTATTCCCTTTGCCGTGCAGGACAGCAATACGTATTTACGCGCGCACATCGGTGCATATGTAAATGCCACCAGTGTGTTTGAAAGCGTAACACATGGGTATGATGTAAGCAGTGTAACAGATCACAAACCTTTACCGGCGCCTGTTGAAAAAGGGCGCTGGTATAACATACGCCTGGAAGTAAAAGCGGATGAGGTGGATTGCTACCTGGATGATCAATTGCTCATGACCTACCGGGAGCCGCCTAAAGTTTTCGTGATCTCCGGAGCCGATGCACAAAGCGGTGATATCATTATCAAGGCGGTAAATGCAGGTGCTGCACCCTGTAGGACCAACTTTAAGACACCCGGCGTGGAAGTGTTGCCCACGGCCACTTTGATCAGTTTGCATACACCATCAGATACGGTGGAGAATTCCTTTGCACATCCCACTGCATATACACCACAACATTCCCAGATCCAGCATGCATCAGCAGACTTCAACCTGGAGCTGGCGCCTTATTCTATAAACGTGCTGCGCCTGCACCGCGCAGCTGGCAAATAA
- a CDS encoding APC family permease: METTTSFKRSLGLLDATMIVAGSMIGSGIFIVSADITRNVGGAGWLTLVWVLTGLLTLTAALSYGELSSMFPKAGGQYVYLKEAFGPLTGFLYGWSFFMVIQTGSIAAVGVAFSKFAAYLFPALSDKNMLLDLGFVHFSVAQLTSILLVVLLTYINSRGVKEGKVIQTVFTLVKLAALFGLIVCGLVKAMGNSHWSDNWQNAFHFQQLTAPGKVASYSGLAFAGAIAASMVGSLFSSDSWNNVTFIAGEIKRPERNIGLSLFYGTLIVTTIYLLANFMYLAVLPLQEIAFADNDRVGVAASQHIFGSSGTDIIAVMLMISTFGCNNGLILSGARVCYTMAKDGLFFKGIGRLNKNGVPGRALWLQGVWACILCTSGHYGELLEYVIFVVLLFYILTIIGIFRLRRTQPQLERPYKAFGYPVLPAIYIIAATCICVLLLIYRPMFTWPGLGLVLAGVPVYYLTWGKKARQVLVTA; this comes from the coding sequence ATGGAAACAACAACATCTTTCAAACGGTCACTGGGCCTGCTGGATGCCACCATGATCGTGGCGGGCTCCATGATAGGCAGCGGTATTTTTATTGTGAGCGCGGATATCACGCGCAACGTGGGCGGTGCCGGCTGGCTTACCCTGGTGTGGGTGCTCACCGGCTTACTAACACTTACGGCTGCACTGAGTTATGGAGAACTGAGCAGCATGTTTCCCAAAGCCGGGGGGCAGTATGTTTACCTCAAAGAAGCATTTGGCCCGCTCACGGGCTTCCTGTATGGATGGAGTTTTTTCATGGTGATCCAGACCGGCTCCATCGCCGCGGTGGGCGTAGCTTTCTCCAAGTTTGCCGCTTACCTCTTCCCCGCACTGAGTGATAAGAATATGTTGCTTGACCTGGGTTTCGTTCATTTTTCCGTAGCCCAGCTTACCAGTATTTTGCTGGTGGTGTTGCTCACCTATATTAATTCCCGTGGCGTAAAAGAAGGGAAAGTGATACAGACCGTTTTTACACTGGTAAAGCTGGCCGCCCTGTTTGGCCTCATCGTGTGTGGCCTGGTCAAGGCCATGGGCAACAGCCACTGGAGCGATAACTGGCAAAACGCTTTCCATTTCCAGCAGCTCACTGCACCGGGCAAAGTGGCTTCCTACAGCGGGCTGGCCTTTGCAGGCGCCATTGCCGCCAGCATGGTGGGAAGCCTTTTCAGCAGCGATTCCTGGAATAACGTAACCTTTATTGCCGGCGAGATCAAGCGCCCGGAACGCAATATTGGCCTCAGCCTTTTTTATGGTACCCTCATCGTTACCACCATTTACCTCCTGGCCAATTTTATGTACCTGGCCGTGCTGCCCCTGCAGGAGATTGCCTTTGCAGATAATGACCGGGTAGGCGTGGCCGCGAGCCAGCATATTTTTGGCAGCAGTGGTACAGACATTATCGCGGTGATGCTGATGATCTCTACGTTTGGCTGCAACAATGGCCTCATCCTTTCCGGCGCCCGGGTGTGCTATACGATGGCAAAGGATGGATTGTTCTTTAAAGGGATAGGCCGGCTGAATAAGAATGGCGTACCCGGACGTGCCTTGTGGCTGCAAGGTGTATGGGCCTGCATACTCTGTACCAGCGGGCATTACGGCGAGTTGCTGGAGTACGTGATCTTCGTGGTATTGCTGTTTTACATCCTTACCATCATCGGCATTTTCCGCCTGCGCCGCACACAGCCCCAGCTGGAACGGCCTTACAAAGCCTTTGGTTACCCGGTACTGCCGGCCATTTATATTATCGCGGCCACCTGCATCTGTGTGTTGCTGCTCATCTACCGGCCCATGTTCACCTGGCCAGGACTGGGCCTGGTACTGGCCGGCGTGCCGGTGTACTACCTCACCTGGGGAAAGAAGGCCCGCCAGGTACTGGTGACTGCTTAA